The Ancylobacter sp. WKF20 genome contains a region encoding:
- a CDS encoding amidohydrolase, with amino-acid sequence MPTADLVIENARLITLDPTRPRAEAIALKDGLILAVGSRADIAEIAPTATRRIDAGGASVLPGFIDSHIHLFTGGAQLSNLSLAGVTGFDAIAAAVRARAAAEPGDGLLMVEQAAYAMFGADEPITRHILDRVLPDRPLAFFASDHHTMWANTPALKLAGILTGYATPPGAEVVMGADGLATGELLEFEAFAPMAALSPSGGRDALGLLGKEPASPPTAAQRAVDRSLIERGLAYCASLGITSFHNMDGNFYQLELMEEIERAGGMIVRGRVPFRYIPGMTLADLGKAEEMRRRWTSDRLKADFVKIFMDGVVESYTAHMFEDYCGRPGVKGSSFFEAEEFDAICVEADRLGFQIAVHAIGDAAVNRTLNGYEAARRANGPRDSRHRIEHIELLAPADLPRFTELGVIASMQPTHAPGGAYPTEPILSMIGKERLKFGYSWQTIRNTGARLVFASDWPVAALDPLYGIKTAMTRGPIFEGAPDERQSLIDSIAGFTADGAFTEFTEDRKGVLKPSYMADVVILSGDIEATAPEAIDELRVAATICGGDITYERSAA; translated from the coding sequence CCACCCGGCGGATCGATGCCGGGGGCGCTAGCGTGCTGCCGGGCTTCATCGACAGCCACATCCATCTCTTCACCGGCGGCGCGCAGCTCTCCAACCTGTCGCTCGCCGGTGTGACGGGCTTCGACGCCATCGCCGCGGCAGTGCGCGCCCGGGCGGCGGCCGAGCCGGGCGATGGCCTGCTCATGGTCGAGCAGGCCGCCTATGCCATGTTTGGCGCCGATGAGCCGATCACCCGGCATATCCTCGACCGCGTGCTCCCCGATCGCCCCCTCGCCTTCTTCGCCAGCGACCATCACACCATGTGGGCGAACACCCCGGCGCTGAAGCTCGCCGGCATCCTCACCGGCTATGCCACGCCGCCGGGCGCCGAGGTGGTGATGGGCGCCGATGGTCTCGCCACAGGCGAACTGTTGGAGTTCGAGGCCTTCGCGCCCATGGCGGCCCTCTCCCCGAGCGGTGGGCGCGACGCGCTGGGACTGCTCGGCAAGGAACCCGCCTCCCCGCCGACGGCCGCCCAGCGGGCCGTGGACCGCTCGCTCATCGAGCGTGGCCTCGCCTATTGCGCCTCGCTGGGCATCACCAGCTTCCACAACATGGACGGCAACTTCTATCAGCTGGAGCTGATGGAGGAGATCGAGCGCGCCGGCGGGATGATCGTGCGCGGACGCGTGCCCTTCCGCTACATCCCCGGCATGACGCTGGCCGATCTCGGCAAGGCCGAGGAGATGCGCCGGCGCTGGACGTCCGACCGGCTGAAGGCGGATTTCGTCAAGATCTTCATGGATGGCGTGGTGGAATCCTACACCGCCCACATGTTCGAGGATTATTGCGGCCGGCCAGGCGTGAAGGGCTCGTCCTTCTTCGAGGCGGAGGAGTTCGATGCCATCTGCGTCGAGGCCGACCGGCTCGGCTTCCAGATCGCTGTCCACGCCATTGGCGACGCGGCGGTCAACCGCACGCTGAACGGCTATGAGGCGGCCCGCCGCGCCAATGGCCCGCGCGACAGCCGGCACCGCATCGAACACATCGAACTGCTCGCCCCCGCAGATCTGCCGCGCTTCACCGAGCTCGGCGTCATCGCCTCGATGCAGCCGACCCATGCACCGGGCGGCGCCTACCCGACCGAGCCGATCCTCTCCATGATCGGCAAGGAACGGCTGAAGTTCGGTTACTCCTGGCAGACCATCCGCAACACCGGCGCGCGGCTCGTCTTCGCCAGCGACTGGCCGGTGGCCGCCCTCGATCCGCTCTATGGCATCAAGACCGCGATGACGCGCGGCCCGATCTTCGAGGGCGCGCCGGATGAACGGCAGTCGCTCATCGACTCGATCGCCGGCTTCACCGCGGATGGCGCCTTCACCGAGTTCACGGAAGACCGCAAGGGCGTGCTGAAGCCCAGCTACATGGCCGACGTCGTGATCCTCTCCGGCGACATCGAGGCGACGGCGCCGGAGGCCATTGATGAGCTGAGGGTCGCCGCCACGATCTGCGGCGGCGACATCACCTATGAGCGCAGCGCCGCGTAG
- a CDS encoding amidase, with translation MDIATLYDRSDAVGLAELVRTREVTPGELLDEALRRVEALNPKLNAVTMLRENVARRLISEGLCEGPLRGVPFLIKDLGCEAIDFPSNNGSRLFADTHYGKDSSIYARIKAAGLVTFGRTTSPEGGVGPTTEAAVYGGPTHNPWNLAHTPGGSSGGAGAAVAAGILPAAHGSDGGGSVRIPASSCGLYGFKATRARLPDGPYVGEGWAGMAIDGFLTRSVRDSAVLLDACQGPDLGAPYVAPPLETGYRKAMDLPTRRLRVGFATTSLVGEAIHPECRAAVERAAKLLESMGHIVEEALPQSDTPGMMAAWTKIVACGSALSVESAVRRRGRPLEEGEIEGIARGAIAYARTVSGADYLESINKVHAYGREMATFFERYDVLLTATLAEPPAQLGRFNHRSDDYVDYRMGPGQVFAYSPFTAAFNASGQPAASLPLHWTADGLPVGVQIAAAFGNDELLINLSARIEEALPWFDKRPPVSYAALRS, from the coding sequence GTGGATATTGCCACTCTCTATGATCGCAGCGACGCCGTGGGGCTGGCCGAGCTGGTCCGCACGCGCGAGGTCACGCCCGGCGAGTTGCTGGACGAAGCGTTGCGCCGCGTGGAAGCGCTGAACCCCAAGCTAAACGCCGTCACCATGTTGCGGGAGAATGTCGCCCGCCGGCTGATCAGTGAGGGGCTGTGCGAGGGTCCGCTGCGCGGCGTGCCGTTCCTTATCAAGGATCTCGGCTGCGAGGCGATCGATTTTCCCTCGAACAACGGCTCGCGGCTCTTCGCCGATACCCATTACGGCAAGGATTCCTCGATCTATGCCCGCATCAAGGCGGCGGGACTGGTGACCTTCGGACGCACCACCTCGCCCGAGGGCGGCGTCGGGCCGACAACCGAGGCTGCCGTCTATGGCGGGCCGACCCATAATCCGTGGAATCTCGCCCACACGCCCGGCGGCTCCTCGGGTGGAGCGGGTGCGGCGGTCGCGGCGGGCATCCTGCCGGCGGCGCATGGGTCGGATGGTGGTGGCTCGGTGCGCATTCCCGCCTCGAGCTGCGGTCTCTACGGCTTCAAGGCGACGCGCGCCCGCCTGCCTGATGGTCCCTATGTCGGGGAAGGCTGGGCCGGCATGGCGATTGATGGCTTCCTCACCCGCTCCGTGCGCGACAGCGCCGTGCTGCTGGATGCCTGCCAGGGGCCGGACCTCGGCGCTCCCTATGTCGCTCCCCCGCTGGAGACCGGCTACCGCAAGGCGATGGACCTGCCCACCCGGCGTCTGCGCGTCGGCTTCGCCACCACCTCGCTGGTCGGGGAAGCCATCCATCCCGAGTGCCGGGCGGCGGTAGAGAGGGCAGCGAAGCTGCTGGAGAGCATGGGCCATATCGTAGAGGAGGCGCTGCCGCAGTCCGACACGCCCGGCATGATGGCGGCCTGGACCAAGATCGTCGCCTGCGGTTCCGCGCTCTCGGTGGAGAGCGCCGTGCGCCGGCGCGGCCGGCCGCTGGAAGAGGGCGAGATCGAGGGGATTGCGCGCGGCGCCATCGCCTATGCCCGCACGGTGAGCGGTGCGGACTATCTCGAGTCGATCAACAAGGTCCACGCCTATGGGCGCGAGATGGCGACCTTCTTCGAGCGCTACGACGTGCTGCTGACGGCGACTTTGGCCGAGCCGCCGGCGCAGCTCGGGCGGTTCAACCATCGCTCCGACGATTATGTCGACTACCGCATGGGGCCCGGACAGGTTTTCGCCTACTCGCCCTTCACCGCCGCGTTCAACGCCTCCGGCCAGCCCGCCGCCTCGCTGCCGCTGCACTGGACGGCGGACGGGCTGCCGGTGGGCGTGCAGATCGCCGCGGCCTTCGGCAATGACGAACTGCTCATCAACCTCAGCGCCCGCATCGAGGAGGCGCTGCCGTGGTTCGACAAGCGCCCGCCCGTCAGCTACGCGGCGCTGCGCTCATAG
- a CDS encoding BA14K family protein has protein sequence MKKFTVAIAAAATLFLASLAPAVAAPWNDTGTSRNGSMSELVQHTQARPGRHYGRGPHMERPNRGYYRQANRHYYNGQRGYNYYRPGYRQHNGWWFPAGAFAAGALIGGAIAAQPSYSAPAGGGGHVSWCSQQYRSYRASDNTFQPYGGPRQQCVSPYS, from the coding sequence ATGAAGAAATTTACCGTCGCCATCGCCGCTGCAGCGACGCTTTTCTTGGCGAGTCTCGCGCCCGCCGTCGCCGCCCCATGGAATGACACGGGTACCTCGCGCAATGGCAGCATGAGCGAACTCGTTCAGCACACGCAGGCGCGGCCCGGCCGCCATTACGGGCGTGGCCCTCACATGGAGCGGCCCAATCGCGGCTATTACCGCCAGGCCAACCGCCATTATTACAATGGCCAGCGGGGCTATAATTACTACCGTCCGGGCTATCGCCAGCATAATGGCTGGTGGTTCCCCGCTGGGGCCTTCGCGGCTGGCGCGCTGATCGGCGGCGCGATCGCCGCGCAGCCCAGCTATTCGGCCCCGGCCGGGGGCGGCGGACATGTGTCGTGGTGCTCGCAGCAGTACCGCTCGTACCGCGCCTCGGACAACACGTTCCAGCCTTATGGCGGCCCGCGCCAGCAGTGCGTTTCGCCCTATAGCTGA
- a CDS encoding autotransporter domain-containing protein: MNACNEILLGNFATLATTPEGQAVLQQNEATVISIYASSSYERKQTAALDSQLQGTVIYYNIWNHAVPELSDLMNAGSLLNPGPNAPSGAYLGVTDTLMGELGHLAGTMKTYFAGLPTPTYNAAYTVLPQYVAQNPLDPRPFVVFDAINSNPWTTEQTSALAVTIQQSSAVPSGYQAQDWGGYVTSPGFPSGHSTAGNTLAILTGIMAPQYYKDFLMAGIEFALSRNIFGVHHPIDTIGGRLIATYNIARWLNGDSYSVPLSELTAASAELQGLIGGGNGSPYAAACAGDVVGCIRAGAIPTAAEFAAPRDYYTYYLTYGLPSIGTTGLAPVVPQGAEALIASRFPYLSAAQRREVLVTTEIDSGSLFDNGSGWARLNLYAAADGFGALNCGGEGATGCIQVVTMSSAAGGYSAFDVWANDIGGDGGLELVGDGALVLAGNASYTGGTTVSGGLLAVSGSLVGAVTIAPGASFYNAGTVTAVGGSLIVNNGALLNDGTLASSVTSSGSFSNNGTVIGSVTSDGQYGGTGAITGNLDILAGTVAPGNSIGTVTVGGNVIIAPGAVYAAEIGAGGSSDLIAAGGTATVTGARLELIAQPGTVVGFSRFSVLNATGGVIGSFATVNDPFGAAYPFLDIALSYDAGGVTAQSVRSDVPLALAARTHNQVAVANALETIPTDTATSGPSLADAVFSLNFDTAPSALAQLAGGIGPSTASVLVGDSHILRDMAGARLRADADGSAPAGMSVAPLFYATPPASPAPFPTKAGTEAPAPALATLWAQGFGAWSTLDGSSNAAGVASDTGGFVMGADAVLADWRLGILGGYSTTSVNLDGQASAADADSWHAGIYAGRDWGALAVRAGIANSWSQIDTSRSVAFNGFAETLSGAYDASLFQAFGELGYGVEMGALRAEPFANLAYVRYAADSYSETGGEAALDVDSADVATTFSTLGLRVTQAVPVGGATGLLSAAIGWQHAFGDTLPSQSQSFAIGSSSFTTTGVPIAEDAALVEAGIALPVGPLGQLALAYGGQFGDGTTQNSVTAALRIRF, from the coding sequence ATGAACGCCTGCAACGAGATCTTGCTGGGCAACTTCGCCACCTTGGCGACAACCCCGGAGGGCCAGGCTGTGCTTCAGCAGAACGAGGCCACGGTGATCTCGATCTATGCCTCGTCAAGCTATGAACGCAAACAGACCGCCGCGCTCGACAGCCAGCTTCAAGGCACGGTGATCTATTACAATATCTGGAATCATGCCGTTCCCGAGCTGAGCGACCTGATGAACGCTGGCTCGCTGCTGAACCCCGGGCCGAACGCACCGAGCGGCGCCTATCTCGGCGTAACGGACACGCTGATGGGCGAACTCGGGCATTTGGCTGGCACGATGAAGACCTATTTCGCCGGGCTCCCCACGCCGACCTACAACGCGGCCTACACCGTGCTGCCGCAATATGTGGCGCAAAATCCGCTCGACCCCCGCCCCTTCGTGGTCTTCGACGCGATCAACAGCAATCCCTGGACCACAGAACAGACGTCCGCCCTCGCGGTCACGATCCAGCAAAGCAGCGCCGTGCCGTCCGGCTATCAGGCGCAGGATTGGGGGGGCTACGTGACAAGCCCGGGCTTTCCGAGCGGGCATTCGACGGCCGGGAACACACTGGCCATCCTGACCGGCATCATGGCCCCGCAATACTACAAGGACTTCCTGATGGCGGGCATCGAGTTCGCCCTCTCCAGGAACATCTTCGGCGTCCACCACCCGATCGACACCATCGGCGGCCGCCTGATCGCCACCTACAATATCGCCCGCTGGTTGAATGGCGACAGTTACAGCGTTCCGCTTTCGGAGCTGACGGCTGCGAGCGCCGAGCTTCAGGGGCTCATTGGCGGCGGTAACGGGTCGCCCTATGCCGCGGCCTGTGCCGGCGATGTGGTGGGCTGCATCCGCGCCGGGGCCATTCCCACCGCCGCGGAGTTCGCCGCACCCCGCGACTACTACACCTACTACCTGACCTATGGCCTGCCCAGCATCGGCACGACCGGCCTCGCCCCCGTCGTGCCGCAAGGGGCGGAAGCGTTGATCGCCTCGCGTTTTCCCTACCTCTCGGCCGCCCAGCGCCGGGAAGTGCTGGTGACCACGGAGATCGATTCGGGCAGCCTGTTCGATAATGGATCGGGCTGGGCGCGGCTGAACCTCTACGCCGCTGCGGACGGCTTCGGCGCGCTCAATTGCGGTGGCGAAGGCGCGACGGGCTGCATCCAGGTCGTCACCATGAGCAGCGCCGCCGGGGGCTACAGCGCCTTCGATGTGTGGGCCAATGACATCGGTGGCGACGGCGGACTTGAGCTCGTCGGTGACGGCGCCCTCGTGCTCGCGGGCAACGCCTCCTACACCGGCGGCACGACTGTCAGCGGTGGCCTGCTGGCGGTGTCGGGCTCGCTGGTCGGCGCGGTCACGATCGCTCCCGGCGCCAGCTTCTACAATGCGGGAACCGTGACGGCGGTCGGCGGCAGCCTGATCGTCAATAACGGCGCGCTGCTGAATGACGGCACGCTGGCGAGTTCCGTCACCTCCTCCGGCAGCTTCAGCAACAACGGCACGGTGATCGGCAGCGTGACGAGCGACGGCCAGTATGGGGGCACCGGCGCCATTACTGGAAATCTCGACATCCTCGCGGGCACCGTGGCACCCGGCAATTCCATCGGCACCGTCACGGTCGGCGGTAATGTCATCATCGCTCCCGGCGCCGTCTATGCGGCCGAGATCGGGGCCGGGGGCTCCAGCGATCTCATCGCTGCGGGCGGGACCGCAACCGTCACGGGGGCGAGGCTCGAACTCATAGCGCAGCCCGGAACGGTCGTCGGATTTTCGCGCTTCAGTGTGCTGAACGCCACCGGCGGTGTCATTGGGAGCTTCGCGACCGTGAACGACCCGTTCGGCGCTGCCTATCCGTTCCTCGACATCGCCCTCAGCTATGATGCGGGCGGCGTGACAGCTCAGAGCGTGCGCAGCGACGTGCCGCTGGCCTTGGCGGCGCGGACGCACAACCAGGTCGCCGTTGCCAACGCGCTTGAGACCATCCCGACCGACACGGCCACCAGCGGCCCCAGCCTTGCCGACGCGGTGTTCTCGCTGAATTTCGACACCGCTCCCTCGGCTCTCGCGCAGCTCGCCGGCGGCATCGGCCCCTCGACCGCCAGCGTTCTGGTGGGAGACAGCCACATCCTGCGCGACATGGCCGGCGCCCGTCTGCGCGCGGACGCGGATGGTTCGGCTCCGGCCGGGATGTCGGTCGCGCCGCTGTTCTACGCCACACCGCCGGCCTCCCCGGCTCCGTTCCCGACAAAGGCCGGAACCGAGGCCCCCGCCCCGGCGCTGGCGACGCTTTGGGCCCAAGGCTTCGGCGCCTGGTCGACCCTCGACGGCTCAAGCAATGCAGCAGGCGTCGCCAGCGATACGGGCGGCTTCGTCATGGGCGCGGACGCGGTGCTCGCCGATTGGCGGCTCGGCATTCTCGGCGGCTACAGCACCACCTCGGTCAATCTCGATGGTCAGGCCTCTGCCGCCGATGCCGATAGCTGGCACGCTGGCATCTATGCCGGCCGCGACTGGGGCGCGCTGGCGGTGCGGGCGGGAATCGCCAACAGCTGGAGCCAAATCGACACCAGCCGGAGCGTTGCCTTCAACGGCTTTGCGGAAACGCTGAGCGGCGCCTACGACGCGAGCCTGTTTCAGGCTTTCGGCGAGCTTGGCTACGGCGTCGAGATGGGCGCGCTACGGGCCGAGCCCTTCGCCAACCTCGCCTATGTCCGGTACGCGGCCGACAGCTACAGCGAGACGGGCGGCGAGGCCGCGCTTGACGTCGACAGCGCCGATGTCGCGACCACTTTCTCGACGCTTGGCCTGCGTGTGACCCAGGCGGTTCCCGTGGGTGGCGCGACCGGCCTGCTGTCGGCGGCCATCGGTTGGCAGCATGCCTTTGGCGACACGCTGCCCAGCCAGAGCCAGAGCTTCGCCATCGGCAGTTCGTCCTTCACCACCACCGGCGTCCCCATCGCCGAGGACGCGGCTCTGGTGGAGGCAGGTATCGCCCTGCCCGTCGGCCCGCTCGGCCAGCTCGCGCTGGCCTATGGCGGCCAGTTCGGTGACGGGACGACGCAGAACAGCGTCACCGCTGCCCTGCGCATCCGGTTCTAG
- a CDS encoding heme-binding protein, with product MSELSLAAAQTILATALEQCRAGNFKPMAVVVLDARGAVKAAASEDGTSLKRFEIAHGKAYGALSLGMGSRSIFKRAKEQAFFVGAVSHVVGGALVPVPGGVLIRDGQGALVGAVGISGDTSENDEAAALAGIAAAGLAGDPGAD from the coding sequence ATGTCCGAACTCAGCCTTGCCGCCGCCCAGACGATTCTCGCCACCGCGCTGGAGCAGTGCCGCGCCGGCAATTTCAAGCCGATGGCCGTGGTCGTGCTCGATGCGCGCGGCGCCGTGAAGGCCGCCGCCTCCGAGGATGGCACGAGCCTCAAGCGTTTCGAGATCGCCCATGGCAAGGCCTATGGCGCGCTCTCGCTCGGCATGGGCTCGCGCTCCATCTTCAAGCGCGCCAAGGAGCAGGCCTTTTTCGTCGGCGCGGTCAGCCACGTGGTCGGCGGCGCGCTGGTGCCGGTGCCGGGCGGCGTGCTGATCCGCGATGGGCAGGGCGCGCTGGTCGGCGCCGTCGGCATTTCCGGCGACACCTCGGAGAATGACGAGGCGGCGGCGCTCGCCGGCATCGCGGCGGCAGGGCTCGCTGGCGACCCCGGCGCCGACTGA
- a CDS encoding amino acid ABC transporter substrate-binding protein — MNKLACALAAAGALFATGLAHADTLADVKARGTLKCGVSQGLDGFSAKDDKGQWTGFDVDFCKGVAAAVLGDATKVEYVPLSAEARFPALQKGEVDLLSRNSTWTLQREAELKLLFAGISYYDGQGFLVPASKNVMGALELNNSKVCTQRGTTSALNAQDYFRQNNMALELIELPTVDEVVKAYADGKCDVLTTDVSQLYALRLKLPKPADHVVLPDVISKEPLGPVVRQGDDAWLNVMKWSLFALLNAEELGISQATLDQALGSQKPDVKRFVGTDGTYGEQLGLTKDWAVRIIKSVGNYGEVFERNVGTGSKLGIPRGINQLWSMGGIQYAPPIR; from the coding sequence ATGAACAAGCTCGCATGTGCGCTGGCCGCTGCCGGCGCTCTCTTCGCGACGGGCCTCGCGCACGCCGATACGCTTGCCGATGTGAAGGCGCGCGGCACGCTGAAATGCGGCGTGAGCCAGGGGCTCGACGGCTTCTCGGCCAAGGACGACAAGGGCCAGTGGACCGGCTTCGACGTTGATTTCTGCAAGGGTGTGGCCGCCGCCGTGCTCGGTGACGCGACAAAGGTCGAGTATGTGCCGCTCTCCGCGGAGGCGCGCTTCCCGGCTCTGCAGAAGGGCGAGGTTGACCTGCTCTCGCGGAACTCGACCTGGACGCTGCAGCGCGAGGCGGAGCTCAAGCTGCTCTTCGCCGGCATCTCCTATTATGACGGCCAGGGCTTCCTCGTGCCGGCCTCGAAGAACGTGATGGGGGCGCTGGAGCTGAACAACTCCAAGGTCTGCACCCAGCGCGGCACCACCAGCGCGCTGAACGCGCAGGACTATTTCCGCCAGAACAACATGGCGCTGGAGTTGATCGAACTGCCGACCGTCGACGAGGTCGTGAAGGCCTATGCCGACGGCAAATGCGACGTGCTGACCACCGACGTCTCTCAGCTCTATGCGCTGCGCCTGAAGCTGCCCAAGCCCGCCGACCATGTCGTGCTGCCCGACGTCATCTCCAAGGAGCCGCTCGGCCCCGTGGTGCGGCAGGGCGACGATGCGTGGCTGAACGTGATGAAGTGGAGCCTGTTCGCGCTGCTCAACGCCGAGGAGCTCGGCATCAGCCAGGCGACGCTCGATCAGGCGCTTGGCTCGCAGAAGCCGGATGTGAAGCGCTTCGTCGGCACGGACGGCACCTATGGCGAACAGCTCGGCCTGACCAAGGACTGGGCCGTTCGCATCATCAAGAGCGTCGGCAATTACGGCGAGGTGTTCGAGCGCAATGTCGGCACCGGCTCCAAGCTCGGGATTCCGCGCGGCATCAACCAGCTCTGGAGCATGGGCGGCATCCAGTACGCCCCGCCGATCCGCTGA
- a CDS encoding L,D-transpeptidase: MRLRLTGLMAVAAAALSITAADAQMRPPAALSNQIVDVPEKPGYVPAPDEEQLDPQLRRQPVFFRNNEPPGTIIIHTNERFLYLVLGPSSALRYGIGVGREGFQWSGLQKVSRKAEWPDWTPPPEMIQRQPYLPRFMAGGPGNPMGAAALYLGQTVYRIHGTNMPDTIGMAVSSGCFRLVNSDVQDLYNRVPVGTKVVIRQAPEL, encoded by the coding sequence ATGCGCCTTCGTCTGACGGGCCTCATGGCGGTTGCTGCCGCGGCCCTTTCCATCACCGCCGCCGACGCCCAGATGCGCCCGCCTGCGGCGCTCAGCAACCAGATCGTCGACGTGCCGGAAAAGCCAGGCTATGTGCCTGCGCCGGACGAGGAGCAGCTCGACCCGCAGCTGCGCCGCCAGCCCGTGTTCTTCCGCAACAACGAGCCGCCCGGCACGATCATCATCCACACCAATGAGCGGTTCCTCTATCTGGTGCTCGGCCCGTCCAGCGCGCTGCGCTACGGCATCGGCGTCGGGCGCGAGGGCTTCCAGTGGTCGGGCCTGCAGAAGGTGAGCCGCAAGGCCGAGTGGCCGGACTGGACGCCGCCGCCGGAAATGATCCAGCGCCAGCCTTATCTGCCGCGCTTCATGGCCGGCGGCCCCGGCAACCCGATGGGCGCGGCCGCGCTCTATCTCGGCCAGACCGTCTACCGCATCCATGGCACCAACATGCCGGACACGATCGGCATGGCCGTGTCGTCGGGCTGCTTCCGTCTGGTGAACTCGGACGTGCAGGACCTCTACAACCGCGTGCCCGTGGGCACCAAGGTCGTGATCCGGCAGGCGCCGGAACTCTGA
- the xylA gene encoding xylose isomerase, with amino-acid sequence MTSPTGFFPTTAPLTYAGPDSHDPFSFRWYDKDRVVLGKRMEEHLRFAVAYWHSFTWPGGDPFGGETFFRPWMHGADEMTLARAKADIAFELFNILDVPFFAFHDRDIAPEGATLAESNANVRAIAEIFARKMETSKTKLLWGTANLFSNRRFMAGAATNPDPDVFAYAAAQVKNVLEVTHELGGENYVLWGGREGYETLLNTDLKRELDQLGRFLNMVVEHKHKIGFKGTILIEPKPQEPTKHQYDFDVSTVYGLLCRAGLEKEVKLNIEANHATLAGHSFEHEIAMAAALGVFGSIDMNKGDAQSGWDTDQFPTNVEDTALAFYEILRAGGYTTGGTNFDAKVRRQSIDPEDLVIAHAAAMDVCARALLVAADMIEDGALQKAVDARYAGWEQPANKAMLEPGASLDSIAARVASENLNPQPRSGQQERLEALAGSYFR; translated from the coding sequence ATGACCAGCCCGACCGGGTTCTTCCCCACCACCGCGCCGCTCACATATGCCGGCCCGGACAGCCACGACCCGTTCAGCTTCCGCTGGTACGACAAGGACCGCGTCGTGCTCGGCAAGCGAATGGAAGAGCATCTGCGCTTCGCCGTCGCCTATTGGCACAGCTTCACCTGGCCGGGTGGCGACCCGTTCGGCGGCGAGACCTTCTTCCGCCCGTGGATGCACGGCGCCGACGAGATGACGCTGGCGCGCGCCAAGGCGGACATCGCCTTCGAGCTGTTCAACATCCTCGACGTGCCGTTCTTCGCCTTCCACGACCGCGACATCGCCCCGGAAGGCGCGACGCTCGCCGAGTCGAACGCCAATGTGCGGGCGATCGCCGAGATCTTCGCGCGGAAGATGGAGACCTCGAAGACCAAGCTGCTCTGGGGCACGGCCAACCTGTTCTCCAACCGCCGCTTCATGGCGGGCGCCGCGACCAACCCCGACCCGGACGTGTTCGCCTATGCCGCCGCGCAGGTGAAGAACGTGCTGGAAGTCACCCATGAGCTGGGCGGCGAGAACTATGTGCTGTGGGGCGGCCGCGAGGGCTATGAGACCCTGCTCAACACCGACCTGAAGCGCGAGCTCGACCAGCTCGGGCGCTTCCTCAACATGGTCGTCGAGCACAAGCACAAGATCGGCTTCAAGGGCACGATCCTGATCGAGCCGAAGCCGCAGGAGCCGACCAAGCACCAGTACGATTTCGACGTCTCGACCGTGTACGGCCTGCTGTGCCGCGCCGGGCTCGAAAAGGAAGTGAAGCTCAACATCGAGGCGAACCACGCGACCCTCGCGGGCCACAGCTTCGAGCATGAGATCGCCATGGCCGCTGCGCTGGGCGTGTTCGGCTCGATCGACATGAACAAGGGCGATGCGCAGTCCGGCTGGGACACCGACCAGTTCCCCACCAATGTCGAGGACACCGCGCTCGCCTTCTACGAGATCCTGCGCGCCGGCGGCTACACCACCGGCGGCACGAATTTCGACGCCAAGGTGCGCCGCCAGTCGATCGACCCGGAAGATCTCGTCATCGCCCATGCGGCCGCGATGGATGTGTGCGCGCGCGCCCTGCTGGTCGCCGCCGACATGATCGAGGATGGCGCCCTGCAGAAGGCGGTCGACGCCCGCTATGCCGGGTGGGAGCAGCCCGCCAACAAGGCGATGCTGGAGCCGGGCGCCTCCCTCGACTCGATCGCCGCCCGCGTGGCGTCGGAGAATCTGAACCCGCAGCCGCGTTCCGGCCAGCAGGAGCGGCTTGAAGCCCTTGCGGGCAGCTATTTCCGCTGA